The window TGAAATTGAGGAGGGAGCCCGGCTGCTTGCCGAACTAAACGACAGAATGCGGCAGGACAAAAGGGAAACCTGCAGCCTTACCGAGCTTAAAGTCGGCATGAAGTGCGGCGGTTCCGACGGCCTTTCCGGCATAACGGCAAACCCGCTGATTGGCGCATATTCTGATTTTTTAACTGGGCAGGGCGGCACAAGCGTACTGACAGAAGTCCCGGAAATGTTCGGCGCTGAAACAATTCTGATGAATCGGGCACGGGATGAGTCGGTATTTCACAGTATCGTAAGCTTAATCCAAAATTTCAAACACTATTTTACGGAAAACCATCAGCCTGTTTATGAAAACCCATCTCCTGGCAATAAGGAGGGCGGGATCACGACTCTGGAAGAAAAATCTCTCGGATGTGTACAAAAGGCCGGGTCTGCGGTGATAGAAGATGTTCTGGACTATGGCCGGCAGATTCAGAAAAAAGGGCTGAATCTGTTGTGCGCACCGGGGAATGATTTGGTTTCCTGCTCCGCACTGGCAGCCGCCGGGTGTCAAATAATATTATTTTCCACCGGAAGAGGGACGCCATTCGGAACGATGGTTCCGACTGTTAAAATATCAACCAACACGCAGCTTTATGAAGCGAAGCCAAGCTGGATTGATTTTGACGCCGGGAAATTGGTTGCCGGTGCAGATAAAATCGAGCTGCTTGAAGAATTAATTCAATTTACCATTGATACAGCAAACGGAACGGCAGTTCGGAATGAGAGCAACCACTTTAGCGAGATTGCCATTTGGAAAAATGGTGTCACATTATAATTTGCTGTTTTTGCAAATTGCTTTTATATAGTAGAAAAGGAGGCCTATGGGCGGAGTAGTATCCGGAATTTTTACCGCTACGGAATCCGCCGCGTTCGCCTGCATTTATGCCTTTATAATTTCGGTATTTGTCTATCGGGAATTGAAAATTTCACAAATTCCGCGTTTATTAAAGTATTTCAGAAGAATTCTTTGCAATCTGATTGGCACATGGGTGGAAAACGGAGAATATCCCGCAGACATGCATTTGCTTGAACAAATCGTAAAGGGTATTTGTTATAATAATGCAAACAAGTATTTTGCATATAATTAAGAAAGAAGAGATTGTAATGGATAGTAAAAAACAAGAGCTTGGCTTTGAAGTGATGCATATCGGTTTTAATTCAGAGAATCTGGATGAGGCGCAGCGGAACGCAGATATACTGAAAGACCTTTTTGGCTTTGATGAGAAGGATACGCCAATTTCTATTTTCTCAAGCTCCAAAATAGAAATTATGAAGTACAAAAGCGCAGGAAGACTGGGCCATGTTGCCGTGGGTACAAATGACGCGGAGGCAGCGAAAAAATATTTAGTCTCAAAAGGAATTGAGTTTAATGAGAATTCGGCCAGTTTTGACAGTAACGGAAAATTGAAACTCATCTATTTAAAGAATGACATTGCAGGATTCGCGTTTCATTTAATTCAAAAAAGTTAAAAGCCCACGGGTTTCGCTTTTGCGGAAATCCAACTTTCTTCCGATTTGACGTGTGCTTACTATTAATTGTATAATAAGACGATAAAATAGTAGAACTACTTACGATAATCGGAATAGAGGATAAGATTGTGTTGTTATTATCTGCGGAAAAAATTAATAAAAGCTACAGTGAAAAAATATTGCTGAAAGATGTTTCATTAGGAATTCAAGAAGGCGATAAAATCGGAGTCATCGGCGTCAACGGCACCGGGAAAAGCACACTGCTGAAAATCATAGCAGGATTGGAAACACCGGACAGCGGTACAATTTCCAAGGCCGGTGGTGTTCGTGTGGGATATCTTCCGCAAAATCCGGTATTTCAGGAAGGCATTACAGTGCTCAAACAGGTGATGCAGGGAATTTCGGAACAGCAGCGCGAATCAAAGGACTACGAATGCAAGTCCATTTTGACGCGGCTTGGCATTACTGATTTCGACGGACCGGTCAGCCGGCTTTCCGGCGGACAGAAAAAACGCGTGTCACTGGCAAGCGCTCTGGTCACTCCGGTTGAGGTGCTGGTACTGGACGAGCCCACTAACCATATGGACAACGACATGGTCGATTGGCTTGAAAACTATCTCGCGCGCTATACCGGCGCGATGCTGATGGTGACGCATGACCGCTATTTTCTTGACCGTGTCACCAATAAAATTGTTGAGCTGCAGGACGGTAATTTGTACGCCTATCAGGCGAACTATACAAAGTACCTTGAGCTGAAAATAGAACGGGAGAATATGGCCGCCGCGAGTGAGCGCAAGAGGCAAAGCCTGCTCAGCAAGGAACTGGAATGGATTCAGCGGGGCGCGCGCGCCCGCAGTACGAAACAACGTTTCCGTGTGGAGCGATTCGAAGAATTGAGCGCTCAGGACGTAAAGCAGGATCAGGCGAACCTGAAAATGAGTTCTATGAGTACGCGGCTTGGCAGGAAAATTATTGAAATTGACGGCATCGGCAAACGTTACAGTGACAGGCAGCTCATTCAAAACTTCTCGTACAATCTGCTGCGGGATGACCGCATCGGGATTATCGGCGGAAACGGCTGCGGAAAATCCACTCTTCTAAAAATGATCATTGGAACGGTTGCCGCCGACAACGGTACGGTTACCATCGGCGATACTGTGCGTATCGGCTATTTTTCACAGGAATGTGAAGAAATGGATACCGCTCTGCGCGCAATCGACTATATTAAGAATATCTCTGCGGAGGTCGTTACACCGGAAGGGACGCTGACCGCTTCGCAGATGATGGAAAAATTTCTTTTTACATCCGATTTGCAGTATTCCGTTGTCGGCAGGCTGTCGGGAGGGGAACGCCGCAGACTGTACCTGCTTGGAATTTTGATGCAGGCTCCGAATGTCCTGCTTTTTGACGAACCCACAAATGATCTTGATATTCAGACGCTTACCATTCTTGAGGACTATCTCCAGAACTTTTCCGGCGCCGTCATTGTTGTTTCGCATGACCGCTATTTTCTTGACAAGGTAGTGGAACATATCTTTTCCTTTGAACAGGACGGGGAAATTCACGATTATATAGGCGGCTATTCGGACTATATGGTGCGAAAGAAACCTGATTCTGCCGACGGCGCCAAAAGCAAAGAGAGTAAGCCGAAAACCGCTTATCGGGAAAAGTCGGACAGGCTGAAATTTACTTTCAAGGAACAGCGGGAATACGATGAAATCGACGCTGTGATTGCCGGGCTTGAAGAAAAGATTGCCTCGACAGACCAGGAAATTGTAAAAGAAGGCAGCAACTACGTTCGTTTATCGGAACTGATTGCCGAAAAGGAAGCGCTCACAGCAGAGCTGAATGCAAAAATGGACCGATGGGTATATCTGAACGATCTGAACGACCGAATTGAGGAACAAAACAGCGGCCGGTAAATTTGAGCAGAAAAAAACAGCCAATAGCATGGCTGTTGAAATTTCACATTCTATTATTGCGGGAGAAAAACATGCAGACAAAGATCGATGGTTTTAATATCCGTTCTAACAGATTCTCGGAAGCCCTTCTCCGTACAGGACGGTGACGATCCGGGTTCCCCCGATGGGGGTATGAAGCAGCACCGTGCCGGGTTCGCCGGCAACGACCGTTCCAATGATTGCCGCGTTTTCCCCGTACCGGCTTTTTTTCATACATGCAAGCGCTTTTTGTGCGTCGTCAGGCGCTACGACCACCGTCATTTTTCCCTCATTGCCCATATAAAGAGGATCAAGCCCCAATATTTCACAAAATCCGTGAACCTGGGAGGAAACCGGAATCGACTCTTCCTCCAATTCTATGCAGCATGACGACGCGGCGGCGAATTCATTCAGCACGGTTCCCAGTCCGCCCCTTGTAACGTCACGCATGGTCTTTACCTTTACACCGTTTTTCAACAGCGCGTTTACCATTTCGTTCAGGGGGGCGCAGTCGCTGCGGATGGTGTTTTGAATATGCATCCGTTCGCTCAGGATTGCCGCGTGGTGGTCCCCTAAATTTCCGGAGAGCAACACAATGTCGCCCTTTTCACAGGACGAGGCGCTGAGCGCAATGTTTGACGGAACAAAGCCGACACCGGCAGTGTTGATGTAAACGCCGCCTTTGCCCTCTACAACTTTTGTATCGCCCGCTACGATAGTTACACCGGCTTCCCTGGTTGTATCTGCCATGGAGGCCGCTATTTTTTTGAGGTCTTCCGTTTCCGCGCCCTCTTCCAGAATGAAGCCACAGGTAATGTAGCGGGGCGTCGCTCCGCTCATCAACAGATCATTGACGGTTCCGCATACGGACAGTCTGCCAATGTCCCCGCCCGCGAAAAACAAAGGCGTTACGACAAAACTGTCCGTTGTCATTGCTATTTTCTCAGCACCGGGGACGACGGCGGAATCTTCCATCCTCGCTAAAACCGGATTGTGAAAGCTTTTTTCAAATATCTCTTCTATCAGCTCTGCGGTGGCTTTTCCGCCGCTGCCGTGCGCCATTGTTATTTTCATTATTGTTTCCTCATGTTAATAAAATAATTGTAGCAGCTTCCCTCCATGGATACCATGCAGGCGCCCTGCGGAGTCTGCGGCGTACAGCCGGAGCCGAACAGGGGGCATTCGTTCGGTGCTATGGCGCCGGTCAGAACCTGTGCGCAGCGGCAGTGGGCGTTTGCGCTGTGATCGGTGTTCAAATCACCGCTGCCCGCGTCAAAGCGGGAATACTCGTCCCGCAGCAGCAGGCCGGACCCGGGAATGGACCCCATACCGCGCCAGGCGGCGTCGCATGGTGTGAAATATTTGTTCACCATTTGCTGGGCGGCTTCATTGCCCTGATTCGTTACAGCGGAAGGGTATAAATTCATGACGCCGGCTTTTCCCTGCCGCTTGACCAGCGCATAGATCGCCGCCAGTATCTGCGGCCCCTCAAAGCCCGCGACCGCGAATGGAATGCCGTATGTTTCGGACAGAGGCTGAAAGACATCACTGCCGGTAATCACGCTGACATGGCCGGGTGCAAGGAATCCGTCAACACCGCCCTGATTTTTGCAAATCCAGTCAATGACAGGCGGCATGGTTTTCAGCGAAGTCAGGATTTTTACGTTGGAAAGTTCATCGGCGGCCGCTTCTTCAAGAAGCATGGTGTACACCGGCGCGGTGGTTTCAAACCCAACTGCCGCGAAAATGTAGGTGCGTGCTGAATCGGCGGCCGCGAGCTTGAGGGTGTCGAGCGGGGAATAGACCATTTCCACGTGTCCGCCGGCGGCTTTTGCGTCGTTCAGGCTTTGCCGGCTGCCCTGTACGCGCAGCATGTCCCCAAACGTGACGACTACGTTCTCCGGTTCCAAGCTAAGCTCAACAAGCCTGTCGATGTAGGCTGTTACCGTCACGCAGACAGGGCAGCCTGGGCCGGATATCAGCCGGATGGCGGGGGAGAGCATCCCGGCTATCCCACACCGGGAGATTTGCGCCGTGTGGGTTCCGCAGACCTCCATCAGCCGGACGGCCGGCCCGTCATATGTTTTTAAAAATGATTGAATATCCGTCATAGCTCTTCGATTTCCTTCAAAAGGTCTTCCAGTATGCTGCTGTCTTCCTCGGTAAGCACCTGCAAAATACAGCCGGCATGCACCAGAACACTGTCACCCAGTTTTACTTTCACCAAACCGGCTTCCGCTTCCAGCGTATTTCCGCTGAAATCCACAGTTGCCTTTCTTCCGTTCAATTTTATGACCCTGCCCGGCAGTGCAACACACATTGTGATCCCCTTTTCATGCGCGGAATTCTGTCAAAGCCATCCATACTTTATCCGCATGAAAGCATGGAGGTTCATTTGAAAAAGTCACCGGACGTTGTCCATCTGTGCGCAAAGCCACGCCTGTCCCAGACAGATGCCGCCGTCGTTTGACGGTACTGCGGAGTTCAGATAGACCTCAAAATCATCCGACTTCAGTTTATCGAAGCAATCCTGTAAAAGAAGAAGATTTGCAAATACGCCACCGCTTAAAGCGACGCGGTTTTCACCGCTTTCCGCACGGATTTTCCGGCAGACGGCGAGTACCATTTCAGCAAGCGCCTGATGAAATCCAAGAGCAATGCTGTCTTTGCCGCGGCCGCCGGAAACGGCCTGCAACAGCTGACGGATAAAATCCGCCTGATCTGCTTCAAGTTCTCCGGCTGTATTTTCACTGAGAGCAAAGTGGAAAGGAATCGGCTCTTTCCCGGTGCTTTTTGCCGCAGCGGCCGCGTTTTCCAGCGAGATGGCACATTCGCCCTCATAGGAGTTTTCTTCTTTAATGCCCAGTATGGCACTCACCGCGTCGAACAGCCTTCCCGTGCTGGAACTTTCCTGTGTATTGACCCGGTGTTTCAGCGCGGCTTTGACAAACTGAAACCGTTCGCTGCCGGCTTCACCCCCCGCGGCGAACCGGTAGCAGTCGGCGGTCAGTACGGCATTTTTTGCTGCCGCGTCTCCGCCGCAGAGTAAAATGCGGCTTAAATGCGCGCGGCGTTCAAAGTCCGCGCCCCGGCACAGCAGAAATTCGCCGCCCCAGACCGTTGAGTCGGGGCCGTAGCCGGTGCCGTCAAAAACAACGCCGATACAGCCGTCCAGATAATGTTCCGCCATGACGGAGGCGGCGTGAGCGTGGTGATGCTGGATTTGAACCGGACTGCCCAGATCAAGTTCCTTCGCAAGCTTACGCGCTAGCGCGTAAGACTGGTACCCGGGATGCAGGTCACAGGCTACCTGCTGAGGCGAAATCCGCAGCAACTGCTCCATATGCTTCAGCCCGTTTTTGTAATTTTCATACACACGGTAATTTTCCACATCACCGAAATACTGGCTAAGATAGGCGCGGTCGCCTTTCAGCAGGCAAAAACAGCTTTTCAAGTCGCCGCCCATGGCAAGCACCTGTTTTTTTGCGTGCTGCCCCAGTATGACGGGAAGAGGAACATAACCCCTGCTTCGGCGGATGATCTGAGGTACTGAACATGCTATCCGTCCCACGGAGTCGTCAAGCGGGGTTACAATTTTTCGTGTATTGTACAGGATTCCGGAAAGATAAGGTGCGTCTAATTTTATGATATCATCATCATTATAGATAATTGGTTCGGATGTGAAATTTCCGCTTGTCACAATTAAAGGGCCGCAGGCGTCCGTCAGCAGCTGGTGAAGTCCGGTACAGGGCAGAAACGCACCGAGAAAACGGCTTTCTC of the uncultured Caproiciproducens sp. genome contains:
- a CDS encoding HypC/HybG/HupF family hydrogenase formation chaperone, coding for MCVALPGRVIKLNGRKATVDFSGNTLEAEAGLVKVKLGDSVLVHAGCILQVLTEEDSSILEDLLKEIEEL
- a CDS encoding ABC-F family ATP-binding cassette domain-containing protein — translated: MLLLSAEKINKSYSEKILLKDVSLGIQEGDKIGVIGVNGTGKSTLLKIIAGLETPDSGTISKAGGVRVGYLPQNPVFQEGITVLKQVMQGISEQQRESKDYECKSILTRLGITDFDGPVSRLSGGQKKRVSLASALVTPVEVLVLDEPTNHMDNDMVDWLENYLARYTGAMLMVTHDRYFLDRVTNKIVELQDGNLYAYQANYTKYLELKIERENMAAASERKRQSLLSKELEWIQRGARARSTKQRFRVERFEELSAQDVKQDQANLKMSSMSTRLGRKIIEIDGIGKRYSDRQLIQNFSYNLLRDDRIGIIGGNGCGKSTLLKMIIGTVAADNGTVTIGDTVRIGYFSQECEEMDTALRAIDYIKNISAEVVTPEGTLTASQMMEKFLFTSDLQYSVVGRLSGGERRRLYLLGILMQAPNVLLFDEPTNDLDIQTLTILEDYLQNFSGAVIVVSHDRYFLDKVVEHIFSFEQDGEIHDYIGGYSDYMVRKKPDSADGAKSKESKPKTAYREKSDRLKFTFKEQREYDEIDAVIAGLEEKIASTDQEIVKEGSNYVRLSELIAEKEALTAELNAKMDRWVYLNDLNDRIEEQNSGR
- the hypD gene encoding hydrogenase formation protein HypD, translated to MTDIQSFLKTYDGPAVRLMEVCGTHTAQISRCGIAGMLSPAIRLISGPGCPVCVTVTAYIDRLVELSLEPENVVVTFGDMLRVQGSRQSLNDAKAAGGHVEMVYSPLDTLKLAAADSARTYIFAAVGFETTAPVYTMLLEEAAADELSNVKILTSLKTMPPVIDWICKNQGGVDGFLAPGHVSVITGSDVFQPLSETYGIPFAVAGFEGPQILAAIYALVKRQGKAGVMNLYPSAVTNQGNEAAQQMVNKYFTPCDAAWRGMGSIPGSGLLLRDEYSRFDAGSGDLNTDHSANAHCRCAQVLTGAIAPNECPLFGSGCTPQTPQGACMVSMEGSCYNYFINMRKQ
- a CDS encoding glucuronate isomerase translates to MGGVVSGIFTATESAAFACIYAFIISVFVYRELKISQIPRLLKYFRRILCNLIGTWVENGEYPADMHLLEQIVKGICYNNANKYFAYN
- a CDS encoding VOC family protein, whose amino-acid sequence is MDSKKQELGFEVMHIGFNSENLDEAQRNADILKDLFGFDEKDTPISIFSSSKIEIMKYKSAGRLGHVAVGTNDAEAAKKYLVSKGIEFNENSASFDSNGKLKLIYLKNDIAGFAFHLIQKS
- the hypE gene encoding hydrogenase expression/formation protein HypE; protein product: MKITMAHGSGGKATAELIEEIFEKSFHNPVLARMEDSAVVPGAEKIAMTTDSFVVTPLFFAGGDIGRLSVCGTVNDLLMSGATPRYITCGFILEEGAETEDLKKIAASMADTTREAGVTIVAGDTKVVEGKGGVYINTAGVGFVPSNIALSASSCEKGDIVLLSGNLGDHHAAILSERMHIQNTIRSDCAPLNEMVNALLKNGVKVKTMRDVTRGGLGTVLNEFAAASSCCIELEEESIPVSSQVHGFCEILGLDPLYMGNEGKMTVVVAPDDAQKALACMKKSRYGENAAIIGTVVAGEPGTVLLHTPIGGTRIVTVLYGEGLPRIC
- a CDS encoding altronate dehydratase family protein produces the protein MKNAIQIHEKDNTAVALTDLKKGETVVAGGIQILLKEDIGRGHKLALADIEEGENVIKYGYPIGQARQKISCGSWIHSHNLKTNLDISSENYTYKKRIENGSFPDRQFTFKGYRRFDGSVGIRNEIWIIPTVGCVNEIGEQIIRKFCEQVKEIHADSLKVLKHNYGCSQLGDDLSNTRRILADFARHPNAGGVLILSLGCENNTLPEFVEEMGSYDKSCVRFLKCQSAGDEIEEGARLLAELNDRMRQDKRETCSLTELKVGMKCGGSDGLSGITANPLIGAYSDFLTGQGGTSVLTEVPEMFGAETILMNRARDESVFHSIVSLIQNFKHYFTENHQPVYENPSPGNKEGGITTLEEKSLGCVQKAGSAVIEDVLDYGRQIQKKGLNLLCAPGNDLVSCSALAAAGCQIILFSTGRGTPFGTMVPTVKISTNTQLYEAKPSWIDFDAGKLVAGADKIELLEELIQFTIDTANGTAVRNESNHFSEIAIWKNGVTL
- the hypF gene encoding carbamoyltransferase HypF, whose translation is MTVFITVYGIVQGVGYRPFVADLARGLKIAGTVRNSGGIVEIAATGEKQHVEEFLHCLHTGGPNGSQVIRISTVPMPEQQFNGFTILKSGETAQNNEEAPMIPPDLPMCGECEKELYSPKNRRWRYPFISCTSCGPRFSIMNTLPYDRETTTMKDFKMCPDCTREYKTGRRCHAQTVSCHSCGPQLILLADGTAFAKEDALERGIALLKRGAVLAVKGVGGYQFVCSPYDEQAVERLRLLKGREAKPFAVMFPSLESIQKTCDVNADEENMLTSTARPIVLLNKKSADFCSAVCGESRFLGAFLPCTGLHQLLTDACGPLIVTSGNFTSEPIIYNDDDIIKLDAPYLSGILYNTRKIVTPLDDSVGRIACSVPQIIRRSRGYVPLPVILGQHAKKQVLAMGGDLKSCFCLLKGDRAYLSQYFGDVENYRVYENYKNGLKHMEQLLRISPQQVACDLHPGYQSYALARKLAKELDLGSPVQIQHHHAHAASVMAEHYLDGCIGVVFDGTGYGPDSTVWGGEFLLCRGADFERRAHLSRILLCGGDAAAKNAVLTADCYRFAAGGEAGSERFQFVKAALKHRVNTQESSSTGRLFDAVSAILGIKEENSYEGECAISLENAAAAAKSTGKEPIPFHFALSENTAGELEADQADFIRQLLQAVSGGRGKDSIALGFHQALAEMVLAVCRKIRAESGENRVALSGGVFANLLLLQDCFDKLKSDDFEVYLNSAVPSNDGGICLGQAWLCAQMDNVR